A stretch of DNA from Plutella xylostella chromosome 16, ilPluXylo3.1, whole genome shotgun sequence:
gaacatattgctctttgtcggagagggacaaaacagtttattagttaaaacgttctgtaacttctctatgaataagggggttaatttattaattgtatTATAGTATTAGTCTGCGTGGAAAATACTTATGATAACTGTAAGTAGTagttacttatacaatttaaGTCCAGTGTACTCCTAGTTTCCTTTGTATTTggataaacatatttttattcctTTAATTAGTTTAGATAATAGTGTCGATGCCAGCAGCTTACCTTAGTCTATAATTTAAACCTAAACTGTGATaatgttaatgaaaaaatatgaaaatttattaaagatTTCTATGAAACTTACCCTTTGTTTTCGTTTTGTCATTGCCTCtgtagcaataaaataaaaatacttaggtactatcaTTCCACATCTTCTAAATATCAAATGTgcaacacaaaaatatagtttaaatattaacgtcgcatacaaaaattgtataGTAGGCCGCAAGAACTCACTACgtatttcaaaacaaattttcATCTCCtacaaactttttatttgtaaaaatcgtatgaaagtctCTCATCCCATACTATAGTAATTGGTATCTAattagagttattgaaactggcagtaaaggTTATCTTCGACTgagacttatttatttattatgaattatgattATAGGTACTCACAGAgaagataaatattatacaagcTGAAGTAATTACGATATACtttgaaatacataaatatccaTACAAGCTTTTTTTATGAACCATCAATAGTAAAACAATCTAttagtattaagtatttaccatgaaattattatttcattaccGTTTAAGAGTCCTAGTAAAGTacgttcaataaaaaaaaaaacataattatttcataaacTTGTTCGCACGTAAATTAGTTTCAAGTCACATGTTAATTAATATCTAGGTATAGATTATGACTGTTAATTATTGAAATGGGTAAACATTTTTCTACAAATGTAAATGGAAACCTATTTACCTAAaggattataatattttatgatattaaTAACGATACCGAGAGATCACCCTATATTCTcagatatacctaatattgtTATTCCCTCATAATGTTATCTCTCTATATGTAATTTACATAACATTGAATGACAAATATGTATTGGATGCTGTATGTTACATGTAGTTTTAAGTCTCtgtgaatattttcttgtgaagttaaaataatagtgtgattgttatttaggtaggtatattttgtgCAAGTGTTTTCGGAAGGTTtgactattattttttttgtccatctaaaagtaagtactaagtatctacttaaataagaaacattttttaaaatttgcaTTTTTTCGCAAAATGCTGCCAAGATAGCCTCCTATAGCATTACTCAACGATAATTTAGCCGATCACAACGCTTTATTgaatataaaagtttattcCATACTCAAGTTCTGTTTTAAAGTAAGCGTCCACgtcctatcggtatcgtaccaaacggattgtcataaatgtgtGGAGAAACGGCTTCGGCagtgccgatgaagtggacgcacttgtgtgaaatTCTAAACAAAGAACACTGAATGTGATgctccgttgcgtacgatgccgaaagaaggacgcttaccttaactTGACGTTCTCAGTCACAATTTAACTAACTTACGCCAATGACTTACGCATTAACAGTTTACCTACTGGGGCCGCAGCCTTACTTACTTCTACTTACTTCACTCCCCCCCACACCAGGAACCCTGACCATGACGACCCACTTCTCGTACCTCGACCCTCGTCTCCAGCAGGAGCTGAAGAGGACGGCTGAGGAGATTGTCTCTCCGGGAAAGGGCATCCTGGCCTGTGATGAGGGGAACGGTGAGTAGACGGTGGCGGTTATCAGTGAGCGACCGGAAGGAAGTAAGGAATACCGTTAAAAACTTGTTAAAAATCTTAGCTAAGACAAACTTTGAGATAGGAGAAGAAAATTGGTATGTCGACGGCCGTTTGTTGTGAAAAAGgaagaaaaaattattaatcataagaaaagaaaattacaaaagGAACACACACCTACttaaaaggaaaataataagggaaaaaaaaaaattttgaaGGCGAATTTATCGAATGAACAGTCTAATTCATAAACGACGTAATTCCGTCAAAcgcataaaataattatgcgCTTCGCGGTCCTCCAGCCTTCCCTTTTGGgactaaaatattaattaatatcttTGACGTTTCTGTAATGTGAATATTACCTAATGAAATAGAGGGTGCTCAAAGTTGGTAATTGAGACATGGTTGAACTGTCATTTGTTTTACAGACGCTATCGGTAAACATTTGGAAGGAGTTGGCTTGAAGAATACCGACGAGAATAGGAGGAAATACCGACAGCTCCTCTTCACTACTAAGGTACGATCAatgacagatacacagacaaacacacacgcatacaaacacacacacacacacacacatacctacacaCATAATATTGATACAACTCACAAGGGTGCGATTACATCTACATAATGTACCTCAGTTATTGTAGTTGGTCGTTCACTGATATTATAGCACCCCGTATTAAAATGATTATAGGTATCTATTGAGCTCacgaaatacataatattatacactgATAGCCACCTAAAACTCATCTTATATCCAGCAAAACTTTACTTATTTCGATACCCTACCAAAGGTACCctgtgttgcaaaaatggtagtCTAAGCcaggtactagttattattctgtgactaagccaaaagggcgTGAGTCACCCTGAACAACTATTGTTCAAATTGaacaaatatgaaaaaaaaatgcttatcCAGAAACTTTGTAGGCCACGAgacgttttattttatttatttatttattttctatggaTAAACAACAGTAATAGACtataagtaacttaaatttaacatAACAACTATTTTAAGCCTTAAAAGTTTATcactaaaacatttatttatattaaaaagatGAGATACTTAATCTAGAGCTAAAAACAAAATGCTATACCAGTCAAAATCAAACCTAGtaactactaaaattaaagttatctCGCCAAACTATGAGCCATATTATTAATAAGCCTCTTGAATGCTACAttctttttgttgtaaatGTCTGCTGACAGAAAGTTTTGGTTGTGGGAGTTACAAATTCGGTAGGTAGGCGCGCGGCGACCAGCATTTGTGCGTGTTTTTGGAAGGTAGAATAATTTGCAGATGTTGCGTGGTGTTGCCGAGCGAGGTACCAGATACCTAATGTCGCTTACTAGTTCTGAGCAGTTGTAATGATTGTTGCAGATGTTGTAGAGCAGAAGTTCGTCATTGACGGAGCGTCTTGCTGATAATTTTGGTATATTATAATGCTTCAGAAGATTTTCATACGACATCTTGGAACGAGTGAGTCTGTAGTGTATGGATCTTAACGCCTTTTTTGGATCATTTCTATCTTCtcactgtatattttataaagagGATTCCAGATCACCGAAGCATATTCTAATTGCGAACGAACCAGAGTTTTGTAGAGAACTAACAAAGTATTAGCTTGCCTAAATGACTTGCTAATACGAAGTATGAAACCAAGCATTTGATACGCTtttttacagatatttgtgATATGTtgatcaaatattattttagcaTGGGGAATTGTGAACtgttagtaagtataccacttttgtaaccccctgtatacagggtgttgcaaaaagggtatactaagccgaaactaGCATGTGCAGTATGTTatatagaaacttagttggtcacgtgactttttactatcatgaatgaatattttttttcgcgaattttgaaattctgatttcagtatCGGGCTTAGAtgtaccatgctgcacatgtaggtttcggtttagtataccctttttgtaacaccctgtatattataccACGATTCACACTTGACCCTTCATTTGTAAGATACGTCGGGTTATGGAAATATGCGCATATTGGGGCCTCCAGGGACGCTTTATTGAAAACTTCCTGCATAAAGAATCCGTAATAGAATCTCCTGAAAAAATGATATTTCTTTACCATTTCTTGTTTACTTGAGGTGGATTGGAATAGGACTTTTGGGACATGGGTTAAACCTATtagttgtattattatttactatttaattCAATGGTTCAATATTATGGATTTTTGACATTATAACAATACCAAGGaaccaaaaaaatcaaagaAAGTAGGTACCAGAAAAACGaccacaaaaatattaaacgtttccgaaaaataataaattcctAAACGACACCCTTGAGTGAAgatattactttttaattattgtcaCGATGGCGATCTCATATCTAGGTCAGGGGGgccactctatatgacgacaAGCGAAGTTTCGGAGGCTGCTGCGCGGGccgcgactctatctcgttgtgtgaaacgtgccgattgcacgacagctcccgttcatttgtttttcgtcagtatagagtaacccttgaGAGCCTTATCTTTACGGTTTCCGTCaagaaataaacttattttcgCCACGGCTCGGCTCATAGAAATATTTTgctatattatataggtagggatacctatatttttagtGAGTTTAGGGATGGGACCTGACTATaaaagttgcttgtaagtgtGGGTGCTATCTCGTCACATGTCTTGaaaaagacaaaaataaatagataggtaAGAACTGTTAGTTGATTCGGTAAGAAATTCGTAGGCGCATCGCTGaatctaataaaatttaatgtctCGTATGAAAAAGTAATGAAACCCTGAAATATATCATTGTGCCTCTGTAAGTTCGAGTACTCAGTATgtcagtttttttaattgcgaTACTAAATATTGCCAGAATTACGATTTCAAGGGTACCGATTCAAATAGGTACCtgacattaattaattaactaaagttaattataacatgcactcacgccttgtactaatgtactcccttgcggggtaggcagaggtgcattgctgcacccacttttcgccagagtgttatgttagtcccaatgtaatagggggcgggcctattgccattttacgggcacatccaagacccgagaacatttattataaataaaaaaaatactttcgaCTATCCCCTCTTGCCTTATACCAATACAAACATTGACCCTTTCACTACAGAATATTCGCTccttcatttaaaaaataagctCACTTCAATCCGGTATGTTTTTTCAGCAATCGCGTTTACCCTTCGACATTTGTGCTAGATAACATTGTTTGTTCGCATTGTTTATTTTGTCGATGTTTTCCTCTGCCTTGTTTGATGTTGTATTAGGCATGTTTGATCTGGcttctaaataaaaacaatataaataatcgTGACCTATTTGATTGTGTCCGTAGATATGTATGTAGAATGAAAGCTTTCATGATATATATTTTCAGGTGCTATTTCATTAGATTTTTACGGCCACTTGAATAAACATAccaagggccacttgcaccaacatattaaatctcgatttagtgttaaatctcgatttagtgttaaatctcgatttagtgttacatctcgatttagtgtcaaattttatatggattgacgtttcttaaatcgagatttgacactaaatctagatttaaatgtttgtgcaagtggcgcTAAATCTAGAGTGTCAAATCTCGGTTTgagaaacgtcaatccatataaattttatggcataaatctagatttaacactaaattctgatttaacatgtttgtgcaagtcgGCCTTAATTTCCATAGCATTCAtaatttactaaaataatgaactaggtgtaggtacatatataaatTTCAAATATCCAAGAACATACTTAGTAATTATTGCCCCTATACTGAACACAACAAGAATGCATTAaaggcattgccgacgccgttttgCGGATTTACTCACGCATGCTGGATTGCATACCATTTTCCCGCGTCTTGGATGCATATTCTACGCGTTACAATGAACATCTActtgtatgaaaaatataaaaataattgagCTTGTCACACGTGCGGCGAAATCACGCCAGCGTCATAAAATCCGCACGCTGTTTTATAACACCCTAACGTCATCTTTCCAGGGTCTCTCCTCGCACATATCTGCTATCATCCTGCACGATACCACAGTCTACCAGAAGGCGGATGACGGGACTCCATTCCCCGAGCTGCTGCGCCGGAGCGGCATCATCCCCGGGGTCAAGGTGGACAGGGACGTGGTGCCACTGTTCTTGTCTGAGGATGAGGTTACTACGCAAGGTATGGTGGTATTTGAAGTCCCATTATCAGCCTATACCAGTCCACTGCtagacgtaggcctctcccaaagcacgccactgaaTGCAATCTTAATCTAATGATTTCGGCATTCAATCAAGATACCTTTCACTAGTTATCACCCCATGTAGCCGGAGGAAATCCTACACTATGTTTGCTAGGCCTAGCCTGCTGGTATAGAGAAGCAAAATGTATGACGACATGTTATGCTATGTTATGTTAAGTTACCAAAATATTCTGAGAAACAAAACTTGTACCCTAGTGGAATTCACTAGGGTACAAATTTAGGTTAAATAAACATGCTTTCTTACCACCAGGCCTCGACAACTTGGCACAAACCTGCGCCAAGTTCAAGAAGCTGGGCTGCCAGTTCGCCAAGTGGCGTGCTCCGCTCAAGATCGGGCTCCACACCCCATCACCCCGGGCCATCCGGGACACTGCCACGGTGCTGGCGAGGTATGCCGCTGTATGCCAGAGCGAAGGGTTGGTGCCGATTGTGGAGCCTGATGTGCTGATTGATGGTGAGTTGAGGATTGACTTGGAataacatggaggaggcctataccctgcagtggtttgtcataggctgatgatgatgaggattGGATTGGGTGGGAGTAGAGGGTCCGTTCTTGATTTCGAAAGATGTGGCTGAAAGAGGAGCTTCGGTTAGGTTGTGGGTTAGTTAGACTGATGATTGAGCCTCCAGCTACTATATCACCACCATCCATTTCCATGTCCATACGGACACATTTGCAATAACGATCCAAAAGCAGCGTCACTCACCTGTCAATCATattattgatgatgatgatgatgatgatgattggtccgaccgatttcggccATGGCGACCACTTCGACCCCTAGTTCTGCGCCGCCGCGTAGTGGCGAAGCGCATCTTTTATTCTGAactatcatattattatatcagaTGGGTCAGATTTGAAAACCGAAAAGAAATATTATATCTGCCTAAATATTGTCGCTTCATTTAAGTATCTATTTAGATTAACGTTTCCTTCCAGGTAGTCACGGCATCGGAAGGACCCAGAAGGTGACAGAAGTAGTCCTAGCAGCCGTCTACAAAGCACTGAGCGATCATCACGTTTATTTGGAAGGCACTCTGTTGAAACCCAATATGGTAcgctttatattattatttattttatggtcTTCAATTCtaccatacatacatataccttAAAATAAAGAgtcaaacaaacaaaatacaagGTTACATACATCAATACTCGTATGCGACAAGCCTAGGGTGCCAGAACAATACTATGATTCCATTTTACTTTTTTCAGGTGACTTCCGGCCAAGCCTGCCCGATAAAGAGTAGTCCAGCGGAAGTTGGTCTGGCGACAGTCACTGCCTTCAGGCGGACCATCCCTGCTGCTGTACCGGGTACGTATATAAACACGCACTAGGCttgttataagtacataagaacagggggttactctatactgacgataAACGTTATGTTTTTTCCacggtcccggttgctgcttcggcagcattCGTAAATTGTCAGAGGctttcgggcagcttgaaaacatctgaaagTCGGGTTGCTCACTTACCAGAAAACTCTCCCAGCACAAGCAAAAAGCTCGTTGTAGCTTTTGGATTAAGTATCCTATTCAGCAACCAGTCCTAAATACCAGCTTCCACCACCAGGCATCGTGTTCCTCTCCGGAGGGCAGTCCGAGGAGGATGCAACACTGAACCTGAACGCCATCAACCAGGCCTCCCTCCGCGCCCCCCTCCGTGCCCCCTG
This window harbors:
- the LOC105395163 gene encoding fructose-bisphosphate aldolase, encoding MTTHFSYLDPRLQQELKRTAEEIVSPGKGILACDEGNDAIGKHLEGVGLKNTDENRRKYRQLLFTTKGLSSHISAIILHDTTVYQKADDGTPFPELLRRSGIIPGVKVDRDVVPLFLSEDEVTTQGLDNLAQTCAKFKKLGCQFAKWRAPLKIGLHTPSPRAIRDTATVLARYAAVCQSEGLVPIVEPDVLIDGSHGIGRTQKVTEVVLAAVYKALSDHHVYLEGTLLKPNMVTSGQACPIKSSPAEVGLATVTAFRRTIPAAVPGIVFLSGGQSEEDATLNLNAINQASLRAPLRAPWVLSFSFGRAMQQSVWSAWAGKDANVQKAQMELLKRAKVF